The following is a genomic window from Nicotiana tabacum cultivar K326 chromosome 3, ASM71507v2, whole genome shotgun sequence.
TACCAAAATGTCAGAAATTTCAATACGACATTTTGTAAAGATCATACGTAAATGTCGTATTTTTTTAGTAACATTAAtctaattttcgaaaattttaagtGACATTTCCTATATGTTGTAAACTAAATATCGTAACATTCTTACTGATATTTACCTAAATATCATAAATTAATTGTCATAAATTTCTTATTGACATTTACATAAATGTTGCAAAGTAAGTGTCGTAAATTTCTTATCGACATTTACCTAAATGTTATAAAATAAGTGTCATAATTTCTTACCGATATTTACCTAAATGTCGGAAAATTACCGACATTGAAATTAACGACATTTGATCTAAATATAAATTAAATATCGGTAAATAAATTTGTGACATTTAAACAGCTTAATACGACATTTATTAAATGTCGTCATATCTCCACTTTCTTGTAGTGTTTTGTTTTgtataaagtaaataaaaaagaGTATGACATAAAAGGGAATGTGAGTAAACTTTTTCAGTTTTTTGGTATGCTTAATTTGGATTGAGCTTTGCTTCAACACAATTAACATGAAAATTTATTATATGGGGGAGTATTTTGATGTTGTCTTGTATTCTTATCAAACATATAAATTAGATATCTTACCAAAATAAAcgcttaataaaataaaatatgtaagTAAAGAAATTTGTGTCaaaacatattatatatatacatatttgtgTGGATATAAATAATCATATTAAAGTTAAATTGAGAAGtttaaaattagtttttttttctaaagaaaaatgccattttatttggtacaaagtaaataaaaaaaGAGTATCGCATAAAAAGAAGACCTGATAAACTTTTTCAATTCATTGGTATTCAATTTTGAATAAATATCTACAAACATTAGTATAGAATTCTTCATTATTCTATTTTATATAATGTCGTTAATTACGAGAATCTTTATGTCTTATACTATAATACAGGTGTAGCCAATATGATATAATTGAAACTTCTTAatagtttttttcttttaaataaaggTGGCCTGGAAAAGACAAAGATACGCTACTAAGTTAAATTTTGTCTTTGCACTTCTAACTAACTTATTTATCTATGATCATGGATTCATATTTTAGGTAATTTAATTTAAGGGTCTTAAAAGATGACATTGCGTGGCCGTAAATGTTCGACGAAAAGACCATTAAAGTCACATTTTAAATACATTACAATAAAGTTTATTTATGAAATGAAAATATTGTTGCAATGTGCAAAGATCTATCCAATACCATTTACCTAATATAATTGCTCGGTAAAGTTTTATATATTTACGTTTTTGTTTGTGCGTTAGTCACCTCGTTAATAAAAGTAAAATAGAAGTCAGAAGTAAGAAATAATTATTTCGTCGAGTTTCAAATACTCTTGCAACCTTCAATTTCTGGAATTGGGTCTAGCTTTGCACGGACTAAAAATGACAAGTATACGTATAGAGAGCGAAACAGTAAATAAGCGGTTAACAGAAAAGGCACACAAATTACTACATTCATAGAGTAGAAGTGTATATGTAAAACACCCACAAGCATACAAATATGATGATACAGACACATTTTTGAGCTAAAAGCTCCTAAAAACAAGACTTCTAGAAAACAAGACACTGTACACTTCCGAAAGTACAAGTAGATCAGCAACCACCGAGCGCGCGCCCTCTGTTATTTAACCAGAGATGTCAATGGCCTTCACCTCAGGTttcttttcctccatttttgggacAGTCACAGTGAGCACCCCATTCTCCATAGTTGCCTTAATCTCTTCCATTTTGATATTCTCCGGCAACCTAAACCTCCTAAGGAACTTTCCGCTGCTCCTCTCCATGCTGTGCCATTTATCGTTCTTCTCCTCTTGCTCTCTGCTTCTCTCGCCACTAATTTGTAGAACTCTTCCTTCTTCTACCTCCACCTTCACCTCCTCTTTCTTAATTCC
Proteins encoded in this region:
- the LOC107769142 gene encoding 17.6 kDa class I heat shock protein 3 yields the protein MSLIPSFFDGRRSNIFDPFSLNIWDPFEGFPFSGTVANIPTSTRETAAFSSARIDWKETPESHVFKVDLPGIKKEEVKVEVEEGRVLQISGERSREQEEKNDKWHSMERSSGKFLRRFRLPENIKMEEIKATMENGVLTVTVPKMEEKKPEVKAIDISG